In the genome of Pempheris klunzingeri isolate RE-2024b chromosome 3, fPemKlu1.hap1, whole genome shotgun sequence, one region contains:
- the casp3a gene encoding caspase-3a: protein MSLKGPGAGEDCADARRGDGQESEESLSASASVDVDARSGSYSFRYSLKFPCIGQCIIINNKNFDRRTGMNQRNGTDVDAANAMRVFTKLGYKVKVYNDQTVEQMKHVLTSVSKEDHSSYASFVCVLLSHGDEGVFFGTDGSVELKYLTSLFRGDRCTSLVGKPKLFFIQACRGTDLDAGIEVDSGDDGTTKIPVEADFLYAFSTAPGYYSWRNTMTGSWFMQALCDMISKYGRELELQHIMTRVNHKVAVEFESISNSPGFHAKKQIPCIVSMLTKEMYFSP, encoded by the exons ATGTCGTTAAAaggacctggagctggagaagacTGCGCAGACGCGAGGAGAGGCGATGGACAAGA GTCAGAGGAGTCTTTGTCTGCTTCTGCCTCCGTGGACGTGGATGCCAGGTCCGGCTCGTACAGCTTCAGATACAGTCTGAAATTCCCCTGCATCGGCCAGTgcatcatcatcaacaacaagAACTTTGACAGAAGAacag gAATGAATCAACGAAATGGTACAGATGTCGATGCAGCCAACGCGATGAGAGTGTTCACAAAGTTGGGTTATAAAGTAAAAGTTTACAATGACCAGACAGTCGAGCAGATGAAACACGTTTTAACTTCTG tgTCAAAGGAAGATCACAGCAGCTACGCCTCGTTCGTCTGTGTTCTGTTGAGCCACGGAGATGAGGGTGTGTTCTTCGGTACGGATGGCTCAGTAGAGCTCAAGTATCTAACATCGCTTTTTCGAGGCGATCGCTGCACATCGCTGGTGGGAAAGCCCAAACTGTTCTTCATCCAG GCTTGCAGAGGCACTGATCTTGATGCAGGCATTGAAGTAGACAGTGGAGACGACGGCACTACCAAGATTCCCGTGGAAGCTGACTTCCTCTATGCCTTCTCCACAGCCCCAG GCTACTACTCGTGGAGGAATACTATGACCGGGTCCTGGTTCATGCAGGCACTGTGTGACATGATCAGCAAATATGGAAGAGAATTGGAGCTCCAGCACATCATGACACGAGTGAACCACAAGGTGGCAGTAGAGTTCGAGTCCATCTCCAATTCACCAGGCTTTCATGCAAAGAAACAAATCCCATGCATTGTGTCCATGCTGACCAAAGAGATGTATTTTTCTCCTTGA
- the stox2a gene encoding storkhead-box protein 2 isoform X1, with protein MEKSLQVAPHSLALVLSQVCREDEDEEDSPSSPAVLPVKLQHHTGYEVFANFKDVNMQHFWNKALTHALSEIFFLGWIDEHVLLVQGKEVHLQVLRNGWTRRTLKPPQGFDIKCIGDVSPISMSPISQSQFIPLGEILCLAISAMNSAHKPVNQEALVEHLTASFPGVPTPSSEVLRHTLNMLVRERKIYPTPEGYFIVTPQTYFITPSLIRTNNKWYHLDDRLPERQPPQSQQQQQQQQQQQPQQCTSPQSGNVTPSTPGCLRERPPRKNHNESYNSYREDPSRLHTSALQSKSPKEHRGDSYQSKPPKDHNSGEPPPSTSAKEHRGEPPSYPYPPPPTSPPVQQPPPQDPADKSKSITSFPYKTDTLTKKKEGSGGGGSGEKQSKRFGLRLFRLSFKKDKMRQLATFSAQFPPEEWPLRDEDVPTTPIPREVEMEIIRRINPDLTVENVARHTAVMKRLEEERTQKNKAGSSAQHSARSRRGRGHRRAPHGKSRSHSKPRTSRGDPSEGSNWDLLFMERDYRFFSHSLVRSPREAMYTLERRRSGGATYLVHSNPNITESYCPVTPEWDVSGELAKRRTEMPFPEPSRGTCQSRVQRSHSHNQDRKSRHDRSDQAKERSRSMDNSLKGPSLGAPEDFEPSLEERSHYYTDDGTLRATQKSSHYSRIMFSAAKFHSDFNVPDLGKGSLDESRIRSTMERNKSRDSLPTYNELMGLSPKPSTDEYFQCNTSNETILTAPSPQAKSEYDTLTSSGGLRKGSPADRQTPHLTSPHTMEYKEDLSAAKGQNGSVRLTPSQTPEPVQNARLTPHQHNVDPGGGGGGIVIKRKEIFSKDTLFKPPHNALSTGYVDSSYTKSGTLRKASHAKSTEALDNPEPQQPSNSATSSASPAVLQGCLEPTVPSASFDYYNVSDDEEEEEAEEDSHKELAKAEDNKDHGEGGGNGGGSGGGGEGTMQWLLEREKDHDLQRKLETNLTLLSPKETENSSSQKSAHSARLDSMDSSSVTVDSGFNSPRTRESLASNTSSIVESNRRQNPALSPGHIGTSSIGLPFSFRAIPEPPTTQPEKLQKSSNCLASITSV; from the exons ATGGAGAAGTCCCTCCAGGTGGCTCCGCACTCTCTGGCTCTGGTGCTGTCGCAGGTTtgcagagaggatgaagatgaggaggactCCCCATCATCACCGGCCGTGCTCCCTGTGAAGTTACAGCATCACACCGGCTACGAGGTCTTCGCCAATTTCAAGGATGTAAACATGCAGCATTTCTGGAACAAGGCGCTGACGCACGCGCTGTCTGAGATCTTCTTCCTCGGCTGGATAGATGAGCATGTGCTGCTGGTCCAGGGGAAAGAAGTTCATCTTCAGGTCCTCAGGAACGGATGGACCAGACGGACCCTAAAACCACCGCAGGGCTTTGACATCAAGTGCATAG gTGATGTGTCTCCGATCAGTATGTCACCTATCAGCCAGTCACAGTTCATCCCGCTGGGGGAGATCTTGTGCCTGGCCATCTCTGCTATGAACTCTGCCCACAAGCCTGTCAACCAGGAGGCTCTGGTGGAGCACCTCACTGCCAGCTTCCCAG GCGTGCCTACACCCAGCTCAGAGGTTCTGCGACATACCCTGAACATGCTGGTGCGAGAGAGGAAGATCTACCCAACTCCAGAGGGCTACTTCATTGTCACCCCCCAGACCTACTTTATCACTCCTTCCCTCATCAGAACCAACAACAAGTGGTATCACCTGGATGATCGGCTGCCAGAGCGCCAACCGCCACagtcgcagcagcagcagcaacaacagcagcagcagcaacctcAGCAATGCACTTCGCCTCAGTCTGGCAATGTCACACCATCCACACCTGGCTGCCTGAGAGAGAGGCCTCCTCGCAAGAATCACAATGAATCATACAACTCCTACCGCGAAGACCCGTCCAGACTTCACACCTCTGCGCTCCAGAGTAAGTCACCAAAGGAGCACAGGGGAGATTCTTATCAAAGTAAGCCGCCCAAGGATCACAACAGTGGGGAACCTCCACCTAGCACGTCAGCCAAGGAGCACCGAGGAGAGCCGCCGTCATACCCTTatccccctcctcccacttCCCCTCCTGTCCAGCAGCCGCCGCCTCAAGATCCCGCTGATAAGAGCAAAAGCATCACTTCTTTCCCTTATAAAACTGACACTTTGaccaaaaagaaagaaggaagtgGTGGCGGCGGGAGTGGCGAGAAACAATCGAAAAGGTTCGGTCTCAGGCTCTTCAGGCTGAGTTTCAAGAAGGACAAAATGAGGCAGCTGGCCACCTTCTCGGCCCAGTTCCCCCCAGAAGAGTGGCCTCTTCGTGACGAGGACGTGCCAACCACGCCCATTCCCCGtgaggtggagatggagataATCCGCCGAATCAACCCTGACCTAACAGTGGAGAATGTGGCAAGGCACACGGCTGTGATGAAGAGGCTGGAGGAAGAGCGTACACAGAAGAACAAGGCTGGGTCTTCGGCCCAACACAGTGCACGcagcaggagggggaggggccACAGGAGGGCCCCACATGGTAAGTCCCGCTCACACAGCAAGCCCCGAACCTCCAGGGGAGACCCATCTGAGGGTTCAAACTGGGACCTTTTGTTCATGGAAAGGGATTACCGCTTCTTTAGCCACTCATTAGTTCGCTCGCCTCGGGAGGCCATGTACACCTTGGAGCGCAGGCGAAGTGGAGGCGCTACATACCTGGTCCATAGCAACCCCAACATTACTGAATCGTACTGCCCTGTTACCCCTGAGTGGGACGTTTCTGGGGAGCTAGCCAAGAGACGGACCGAGATGCCCTTCCCCGAGCCATCGCGCGGGACGTGCCAGTCCAGAGTGCAAAGAAGTCACAGTCACAATCAGGACAGGAAGTCACGTCACGACAGGTCAGATCAAGCTAAGGAGCGCTCTCGGTCCATGGATAACTCCCTCAAGGGCCCGTCACTTGGGGCGCCAGAAGACTTTGAACCCAGTTTAGAGGAGCGTAGTCATTACTACACTGATGACGGCACCCTGCGCGCCACGCAGAAGTCCTCCCACTACTCAAGGATCATGTTCTCTGCTGCTAAGTTCCACTCTGATTTTAATGTGCCTGATTTGGGGAAAGGGAGTTTGGACGAGTCAAGGATCCGGAGTACGATGGAGAGGAACAAAAGCAGAGACAGCCTGCCAACGTACAATGAGCTAATGGGACTTTCTCCTAAGCCCTCAACAGATGAGTACTTCCAGTGCAATACGTCAAATGAAACAATCTTAACTGCCCCTTCGCCTCAGGCAAAATCAGAATATGACACATTAACCTCATCAGGGGGACTCCGAAAGGGCTCTCCGGCTGACCGCCAAACgcctcacctcacctctcctcaTACGATGGAGTACAAAGAGGACTTGTCGGCAGCAAAGGGACAGAACGGCTCGGTGCGACTGACACCAAGCCAGACGCCGGAGCCAGTGCAAAATGCCCGTTTGACGCCACACCAACACAACGTGGATCCCGGAGGGGGAGGAGGCGGTATAGTGATCAAGAGGAAAGAGATCTTCAGCAAGGACACTTTGTTCAAACCTCCACACAATGCCTTGTCCACAGGCTACGTGGACAGCAGCTACACCAAGTCCGGCACATTGCGGAAAGCCTCACATGCCAAATCAACAGAGGCCCTAGACAATCCTGAGCCCCAGCAGCCTTCCAATTCAGCCACTTCCTCAGCGTCACCTGCAGTTTTACAGGGCTGCTTAGAGCCAACAGTCCCCTCCGCCTCCTTTGACTATTATAATGTAtcagatgatgaggaagaggaagaggcagaggaggactCGCACAAAGAGTTGGCGAAGGCAGAGGACAACAAAGACCATGGGGAAGGGGGTGGTAACGGCGGAGGCAGTGGCGGTGGTGGGGAGGGAACCATGCAGTGGCTACTGGAGCGGGAGAAGGACCATGATCTGCAGCGGAAACTGGAGACCAATCTGACCTTACTCAGCCCCAAGGAGACggagaacagcagcagccagaagTCGGCCCACTCTGCCCGTTTGGACAGCATGGACAGCAGCAGTGTCACGGTGGACAGTGGATTCAACTCCCCCAG GACGCGTGAAAGCCTTGCATCCAACACATCCAGCATAGTGGAAAGCAATAGACGGCAGAATCCAGCGCTGAGCCCCGGCCACATTGGCACCAGTAGTATCGGACTGCCATTCAGCTTTCGCGCCATCCCAGAACCCCCCACCACACAGCCTGAGAAACTCCAGAAGTCATCGAACTGCCTGGCCTCCATCACCAGCGTCTGA
- the stox2a gene encoding storkhead-box protein 2 isoform X2: MKKNRSSNLRRAWPSSELTERPLEHNLSRSEKDIRVQKQHLPPPPPPHFSPSPPSYRAPGDVSPISMSPISQSQFIPLGEILCLAISAMNSAHKPVNQEALVEHLTASFPGVPTPSSEVLRHTLNMLVRERKIYPTPEGYFIVTPQTYFITPSLIRTNNKWYHLDDRLPERQPPQSQQQQQQQQQQQPQQCTSPQSGNVTPSTPGCLRERPPRKNHNESYNSYREDPSRLHTSALQSKSPKEHRGDSYQSKPPKDHNSGEPPPSTSAKEHRGEPPSYPYPPPPTSPPVQQPPPQDPADKSKSITSFPYKTDTLTKKKEGSGGGGSGEKQSKRFGLRLFRLSFKKDKMRQLATFSAQFPPEEWPLRDEDVPTTPIPREVEMEIIRRINPDLTVENVARHTAVMKRLEEERTQKNKAGSSAQHSARSRRGRGHRRAPHGKSRSHSKPRTSRGDPSEGSNWDLLFMERDYRFFSHSLVRSPREAMYTLERRRSGGATYLVHSNPNITESYCPVTPEWDVSGELAKRRTEMPFPEPSRGTCQSRVQRSHSHNQDRKSRHDRSDQAKERSRSMDNSLKGPSLGAPEDFEPSLEERSHYYTDDGTLRATQKSSHYSRIMFSAAKFHSDFNVPDLGKGSLDESRIRSTMERNKSRDSLPTYNELMGLSPKPSTDEYFQCNTSNETILTAPSPQAKSEYDTLTSSGGLRKGSPADRQTPHLTSPHTMEYKEDLSAAKGQNGSVRLTPSQTPEPVQNARLTPHQHNVDPGGGGGGIVIKRKEIFSKDTLFKPPHNALSTGYVDSSYTKSGTLRKASHAKSTEALDNPEPQQPSNSATSSASPAVLQGCLEPTVPSASFDYYNVSDDEEEEEAEEDSHKELAKAEDNKDHGEGGGNGGGSGGGGEGTMQWLLEREKDHDLQRKLETNLTLLSPKETENSSSQKSAHSARLDSMDSSSVTVDSGFNSPRTRESLASNTSSIVESNRRQNPALSPGHIGTSSIGLPFSFRAIPEPPTTQPEKLQKSSNCLASITSV, translated from the exons ATGAAGAAGAACCGCAGCAGCAATCTGCGGCGGGCCTGGCCCAGCTCGGAGCTTACCGAACGCCCGCTGGAGCACAATCTCTCCCGTAGTGAGAAAGACATCCGTGTGCAGAAGCAGcatcttcctccccctcctcctcctcatttctctcCGTCCCCGCCAAGTTATCGTGCGCCAG gTGATGTGTCTCCGATCAGTATGTCACCTATCAGCCAGTCACAGTTCATCCCGCTGGGGGAGATCTTGTGCCTGGCCATCTCTGCTATGAACTCTGCCCACAAGCCTGTCAACCAGGAGGCTCTGGTGGAGCACCTCACTGCCAGCTTCCCAG GCGTGCCTACACCCAGCTCAGAGGTTCTGCGACATACCCTGAACATGCTGGTGCGAGAGAGGAAGATCTACCCAACTCCAGAGGGCTACTTCATTGTCACCCCCCAGACCTACTTTATCACTCCTTCCCTCATCAGAACCAACAACAAGTGGTATCACCTGGATGATCGGCTGCCAGAGCGCCAACCGCCACagtcgcagcagcagcagcaacaacagcagcagcagcaacctcAGCAATGCACTTCGCCTCAGTCTGGCAATGTCACACCATCCACACCTGGCTGCCTGAGAGAGAGGCCTCCTCGCAAGAATCACAATGAATCATACAACTCCTACCGCGAAGACCCGTCCAGACTTCACACCTCTGCGCTCCAGAGTAAGTCACCAAAGGAGCACAGGGGAGATTCTTATCAAAGTAAGCCGCCCAAGGATCACAACAGTGGGGAACCTCCACCTAGCACGTCAGCCAAGGAGCACCGAGGAGAGCCGCCGTCATACCCTTatccccctcctcccacttCCCCTCCTGTCCAGCAGCCGCCGCCTCAAGATCCCGCTGATAAGAGCAAAAGCATCACTTCTTTCCCTTATAAAACTGACACTTTGaccaaaaagaaagaaggaagtgGTGGCGGCGGGAGTGGCGAGAAACAATCGAAAAGGTTCGGTCTCAGGCTCTTCAGGCTGAGTTTCAAGAAGGACAAAATGAGGCAGCTGGCCACCTTCTCGGCCCAGTTCCCCCCAGAAGAGTGGCCTCTTCGTGACGAGGACGTGCCAACCACGCCCATTCCCCGtgaggtggagatggagataATCCGCCGAATCAACCCTGACCTAACAGTGGAGAATGTGGCAAGGCACACGGCTGTGATGAAGAGGCTGGAGGAAGAGCGTACACAGAAGAACAAGGCTGGGTCTTCGGCCCAACACAGTGCACGcagcaggagggggaggggccACAGGAGGGCCCCACATGGTAAGTCCCGCTCACACAGCAAGCCCCGAACCTCCAGGGGAGACCCATCTGAGGGTTCAAACTGGGACCTTTTGTTCATGGAAAGGGATTACCGCTTCTTTAGCCACTCATTAGTTCGCTCGCCTCGGGAGGCCATGTACACCTTGGAGCGCAGGCGAAGTGGAGGCGCTACATACCTGGTCCATAGCAACCCCAACATTACTGAATCGTACTGCCCTGTTACCCCTGAGTGGGACGTTTCTGGGGAGCTAGCCAAGAGACGGACCGAGATGCCCTTCCCCGAGCCATCGCGCGGGACGTGCCAGTCCAGAGTGCAAAGAAGTCACAGTCACAATCAGGACAGGAAGTCACGTCACGACAGGTCAGATCAAGCTAAGGAGCGCTCTCGGTCCATGGATAACTCCCTCAAGGGCCCGTCACTTGGGGCGCCAGAAGACTTTGAACCCAGTTTAGAGGAGCGTAGTCATTACTACACTGATGACGGCACCCTGCGCGCCACGCAGAAGTCCTCCCACTACTCAAGGATCATGTTCTCTGCTGCTAAGTTCCACTCTGATTTTAATGTGCCTGATTTGGGGAAAGGGAGTTTGGACGAGTCAAGGATCCGGAGTACGATGGAGAGGAACAAAAGCAGAGACAGCCTGCCAACGTACAATGAGCTAATGGGACTTTCTCCTAAGCCCTCAACAGATGAGTACTTCCAGTGCAATACGTCAAATGAAACAATCTTAACTGCCCCTTCGCCTCAGGCAAAATCAGAATATGACACATTAACCTCATCAGGGGGACTCCGAAAGGGCTCTCCGGCTGACCGCCAAACgcctcacctcacctctcctcaTACGATGGAGTACAAAGAGGACTTGTCGGCAGCAAAGGGACAGAACGGCTCGGTGCGACTGACACCAAGCCAGACGCCGGAGCCAGTGCAAAATGCCCGTTTGACGCCACACCAACACAACGTGGATCCCGGAGGGGGAGGAGGCGGTATAGTGATCAAGAGGAAAGAGATCTTCAGCAAGGACACTTTGTTCAAACCTCCACACAATGCCTTGTCCACAGGCTACGTGGACAGCAGCTACACCAAGTCCGGCACATTGCGGAAAGCCTCACATGCCAAATCAACAGAGGCCCTAGACAATCCTGAGCCCCAGCAGCCTTCCAATTCAGCCACTTCCTCAGCGTCACCTGCAGTTTTACAGGGCTGCTTAGAGCCAACAGTCCCCTCCGCCTCCTTTGACTATTATAATGTAtcagatgatgaggaagaggaagaggcagaggaggactCGCACAAAGAGTTGGCGAAGGCAGAGGACAACAAAGACCATGGGGAAGGGGGTGGTAACGGCGGAGGCAGTGGCGGTGGTGGGGAGGGAACCATGCAGTGGCTACTGGAGCGGGAGAAGGACCATGATCTGCAGCGGAAACTGGAGACCAATCTGACCTTACTCAGCCCCAAGGAGACggagaacagcagcagccagaagTCGGCCCACTCTGCCCGTTTGGACAGCATGGACAGCAGCAGTGTCACGGTGGACAGTGGATTCAACTCCCCCAG GACGCGTGAAAGCCTTGCATCCAACACATCCAGCATAGTGGAAAGCAATAGACGGCAGAATCCAGCGCTGAGCCCCGGCCACATTGGCACCAGTAGTATCGGACTGCCATTCAGCTTTCGCGCCATCCCAGAACCCCCCACCACACAGCCTGAGAAACTCCAGAAGTCATCGAACTGCCTGGCCTCCATCACCAGCGTCTGA